In Flavobacterium okayamense, a single window of DNA contains:
- a CDS encoding acetyl-CoA C-acyltransferase → MSKKVVIVSAVRTPMGSFMGALSSVPATKLGATAIKGALNKINLDPKEVDEVLMGNVVQAGNGQAPARQAAMFAGLPDTVPCTTVNKVCASGMKAVMQGAQAIANGDADVIVAGGMENMSLIPHYVHLRNGVKFGPATMVDGLQKDGLTDAYDNNAMGVCADLCATEHNISREEQDRYAIQSYTRSAAAWDAGKFDAEIVPVEVPQRRGDTIIVNKDEEFTNVKLDKIPALSPVFTKDGTVTAANASTINDGAAALVLMSEEKANALGLKPLAYIKSFADAAQEPKWFTTAPAKALPKALDKAGISISDVDYFEFNEAFSVVGLANAKILGLTEDKVNVNGGAVSLGHPLGCSGARIIVTLISVLNQNNGKVGAAAICNGGGGASAIVIERA, encoded by the coding sequence ATGAGTAAAAAAGTCGTAATAGTTTCTGCAGTTCGTACCCCAATGGGAAGTTTTATGGGAGCTTTATCTAGCGTTCCAGCAACTAAATTAGGAGCAACTGCCATTAAAGGAGCTTTAAATAAAATTAATTTAGACCCAAAAGAAGTTGATGAAGTTTTAATGGGGAATGTTGTTCAAGCAGGTAACGGACAAGCACCAGCGCGTCAAGCAGCTATGTTTGCCGGTCTTCCAGACACTGTACCATGTACAACTGTAAATAAAGTTTGTGCTAGTGGAATGAAAGCGGTTATGCAAGGTGCTCAAGCAATTGCAAATGGTGATGCTGATGTAATTGTTGCTGGTGGTATGGAAAACATGAGTTTAATTCCTCATTATGTTCATTTAAGAAACGGTGTAAAATTTGGTCCTGCAACTATGGTAGACGGTCTTCAAAAAGACGGCTTAACAGATGCTTACGACAATAATGCTATGGGGGTTTGTGCTGACTTATGTGCGACTGAACATAATATTTCAAGAGAAGAACAAGATCGTTACGCTATTCAATCATATACACGTTCTGCTGCGGCTTGGGATGCTGGTAAATTCGATGCTGAAATTGTTCCAGTTGAAGTTCCACAAAGACGTGGTGATACAATCATCGTTAATAAAGATGAAGAATTTACAAACGTAAAATTAGATAAAATACCAGCTTTAAGTCCAGTTTTTACAAAAGATGGAACAGTAACTGCTGCAAATGCTTCAACGATTAACGATGGTGCGGCTGCTTTAGTTCTAATGAGTGAAGAAAAAGCAAATGCTTTAGGTTTAAAGCCTTTAGCTTACATAAAATCTTTTGCAGATGCTGCACAAGAACCTAAATGGTTTACAACTGCACCAGCAAAAGCATTACCAAAAGCTTTAGATAAAGCAGGTATTTCAATTAGCGATGTAGATTATTTCGAATTTAATGAAGCTTTTTCTGTTGTAGGTTTAGCTAATGCTAAGATCTTAGGATTAACAGAAGATAAAGTGAACGTAAACGGAGGAGCAGTTTCTTTAGGTCACCCTCTAGGATGTTCAGGCGCCAGAATTATCGTTACTTTAATTAGTGTTTTAAATCAAAACAATGGTAAAGTTGGAGCTGCTGCAATTTGTAATGGTGGTGGTGGTGCTTCTGCAATTGTTATCGAAAGAGCTTAA